CCCGCAGAACGCCGCCAACTTCCTGAACAACATTGCAAGCGTGCTGCGCGATCAAGGTCGCCTGGAAGAGGCGCTCGGCTACTTAAAGCAGGCTCTCGCCATCGATAGCGAGAACCGGGACGGCGACCGCCCCAATTACGCGAACCGGCTCAACAACATGGGCAGCGTGTTACTGGACCTGGGCCGCACCAGAGAGGCGCTCGGCTATTTCTCGCAGGCTCTGGCGATAGACATGCGCACGCTTGGACCGGATCATCCGGACGTGGCGAATCGCCTGAGCAACGTGGGAAGCGCCCTGCGTGATCTTGGAGAGTTGGATGAAGCACGCGATTATTTCCAGCGGTCGTTGGAAATCGATACCCAGCTGCTCGGTCCGGAGCATCCGACCGTCGCAAACCGGCTGAACAACATCGGCAGCGTATTGCGCGATCAGGGGCGTTTCGACGAGGCGCTGTCTATTTTCGAAGAGGCGCTGGCAATCGATCAACGCACATTTGGGAATGAACACCCGAGGGTTGCGAACCGCCTGAGCAACATGGGCAGCGTCATGGCGGCGCTCAACCGCGCCGACGAGGCGGAAGAACTGCTGAACCGTGCGCTCGCCATTGACGAGAAAATGCTCGGCCCGAACCATCCCGATACCGCCATCACCCTCAACAATCTGGCGAATCTGTTTATACGGCAGGGCAAATATGCGGAGGCTCGCGGGACGCTGCAACGAGCCTACAATTCGAGTTGTCAGTCGGTGGGTGCCGCCCACTGGCTCAGTCAAGCGCTCAGCGCAAACATGGATTCATTGTCGGGCAAGTTGTGACGTATTCGCCTGAACCACCTGTGATTATTTCGCAGCGGTCACTCCCTTGGTGTCACCAGCACCATTATTGTTAACGACTGCTGCCTCCCTTTTTCAAAGGGAAATGAACAGCAAATCAGGGGTGCGAGAGTGACGCGGGACTTCGTCGTTGTCGTCGGCAGCTTGCACCGAGCAGCCCGAGGACGTTCATCTGCTTCGGTAAGAGACATTGAGACGCAGAGTATTGGGCGAACGTTAAGGATCGATTTGATGCGTTCGCCGTCGTTCCGGATTCGGGTTGGCAGTTGCCGTTTGCACGATACCGCAAAGATGTCACTCCAAGGGCTTGTGCGCTTTGGAGGCTGCCGGAAGCCCGGATCGAAGCAGATCGGCGATTCTTGACATTCGGGTAGCGGTAATCCTCAGGCCGAACATTTCTATGAGAGGTGTGAAGAGGGTGCACCCGATGCGTCGCTTCGACCGTCATGGTTAATTCGCCCGCGGCCTCGGTCAGTCTGTTCGATTCCCAACATCCTGGCGAATATTCTTCTCGGCATATTCCCTCAATGCAGTTGCCGAAAATTTTTACTAACTTTCAGTCTCGTTGCATGACAATTTCCTGAAGGTTGGCACTACGCTTGTTCCCGTCTGGTCAAGTCAGCATGGGAAACGAACTTGGAACCTTATGGGAGGATTGTTGCAGATTAAAAAACTATAAGAAGAAAATTCTGTGTATGCAGATAAGAGACGCCAGCCCTGCATTCAACGCGCATTGCTGGGCGACTACAAATGCACAGGTGAGAAGCCAGGTGTCGGCCGACGAGTTCTTTGCACATTCGGACGGGGTGGTGGAACGGGCCGTCACAGGGACGAGTCTCTTTGGGGAAGGCTGTTTTGGGTGCATAAGCCGCTATTGCATTGGCTAGACACGACAGGAAGCTCGACTGGTTGAATTCGCGTAACTACGTGAACTTCGCTGCCCGCGTAAGCCTGTTGTTTCGGAAACAGCCAGGGAGATAAAAAACTCTTTCGTGAAACAGCGATAAACAGAAGAAGTTGACGGCCGCACGTTCGTCGTTCAATCGCCAGCAGGGAGTTTGAACATGCCCAAGAGTACCTTCGTTCATCCGCTATTTGGCACGATACAGTTTGAGACGGAACACGAAGCCTGGAAGCGCGGAGACCATATCACCTTTTTGAGCGGCTTTGATTCATCGGATGTGGTGAAACTCTTCATACCGCAACTGGAGCGCATCCCCGGGTCGAATCGCGGAAAGCTTAGCTTCCACAAGAAGGGACATGCGCAGCTCCTTCGCGCCTTTCATGATATTCAAGAGCAGGATCTGATGCGTCATATCAAGACCTGTGCAGGAACAGTGAATCGACGCTTGCGTAAGCCAACCAGCGGTGCCCTTAGCAAGCTCCCCTCAAACCACGCTTTCGGAATTGCCATTGATCTTAATGAAGGTGATCCAGGGTTTGGCGATTCGGTCGCACCGGTCGCCCCTGTCTTCGAGAAGTACGGCTTCATGTGGGGAAAGTCCTTTAACGATCCGATGCACTTCGAGATCCAGAGGTTTCTGACGCCAAAGGAACTGGGTGGTTGAAATTGATCAAGAGTATGGATTGAAGACCGGCATTACCATGCAGGCGCGCTAACCGGGTACGTTTCTGTTAACGCAATTGCTGCTGGAAGGGTAGTCTATTCGGCCTGGTATGTCGTGCTGAAGCTGATCCCTGCACTGGGCAGGTGGTAGGGAGTCGTCGGAAATGCGCCTGATCGAGTTTGTCCCGATCCGTGCACGCGAGCAGGTTGAACCAGGCTGCGCCGCGTCATTCAATCCTTCGTCCGGGAGGAAAAATGCCTGAATCCGCTCGCACATTTTCGCAACTCTGGTCCGTTGATCGGGACGCGAAACGTGTTGCCGCAGTCATGGTGGTGGCACTCTTTATCGGTGCCTGTCTGGTTGCTGCAGGCACGCAGGGCTGGAAGGCTACTTGGATCGGGCTCTTGTGGGCCAGTGCCTGCAGCGCGGGCGGATGGTTCCTCGGTTTCCTGTTCGGTATCCCCCGGTCACTCTCCTCGGATACGGCCCGCACGTCAGTGCCAGGTGCAGATCTGCCGGTTAGACCCAATGAGCCAGCCGCACCAACGCAGCCGCACGACCCGTCTACGCCGCCGACGGTCCCTGATGGAGTAGAACCGGCCAGGACAGACACGGGTTCCGTAACGGTCGTCAACGTCGAGTCGCAGGCGGATCACGCAGAGGCGAAGCAAACAACCGTTACGTTTCCCAGCCGGGTTGACAGTACTTCTTCCCGAAGCGGGCCACCACCGTCCGGCGCCTCCACCGCCGTTAACACCAATCTCGAGCAAATCTCTGACTGGCTCACCAAGATCATCGTCGGGGTCACACTGGTCGAAAGCAAAGAGGTGATCGGGCAGTTGCAGGCTGCGGGACACGTGATCGGCCAGGCGCTTGGCGGCGAGCAGTCAGATTCCTTTGCCATGGCGCTCCTCATATATTTCTTCACCTCGGGACTCCTCGGAAGTTATCTGCTGACACGGCTTTTTTTGCAACGCGCGTTCAGTGATGCGACCATGGCTGGCCGGTGACTGCCGCCAGATCATACAAGGCTTTGTCACTCCCAGACCAGCACGTCGACCGCCCATTCAGGGACCATGCAATGAACGAGTCCGCTCATCCATGCGACCTTGTCGTGATCATCCACGGCATGGGAGGTCGGGCCGGGAGGATGAATCCCGTTGCGAATGTCGTCCGTCAAGCCTGGAAAGAGGAGGGCAGAAACGAACCACGTATTGTCATCCCGCAGCTGGATTTCTCGATGGCTTCGTTTGACGATCCCTGCGAGATCGCGCACAGGCTCAGTGATCGCATAGAGAAGGAATGCGAGCAACTGCCGGGAATCAGGAACATTGTCCTCATCGGCTATAGCTTCGGTTCGTTGATCGCACGCAAGGCATACGTCTATGCATGCGGCGACTGCGCGATCGATGATCTGGAAGCGTCCAGGTATAACGTACCGAGAAGCTGGGCGCAGCGTGTCGAGCGTATCGTGTTGCTTGCAGGAATGAACAGGGGCTGGCATCTGTCGGCGCACGTCGCACCCGGCAGGTTGATTCAATGGGGACTGGGCGTCCTGATCGGAAACACCATCATGGCCCTGACCATGGGAAAGAAAGTCCCTCTCGTGTTTCGGGTGCATCGTGGTGCGCCGTTTTTGACGATGCTGCGTCTGCAGTGGATGTCGATATGCAGAAACCGGTTGAACAGACCATCGCCGATGATCATTCAGCTGCTTGGCTCGATCGACGATATCGTGTCACCCGAAGACAATATCGACCTCGTGGCAGGTCACGATTTCTACTATCTCGACGTGCCGCACTCCGGACACCGGAACGTGATCGAGATCGATCAAAGTGAAGTGGGGCAGGCACGCGCCAGCGTAATCATGGATGCGCTGACGATGGACGCGAGTCGCCTCAGGCAGTCCTCTATCTTGCCGAGCGACCACGGCGTGCCTGCGGTGGACGAAACAGTCACAGACGTCGTATTTGTCATCCACGGCATTCGTGACGAAGGTTACTGGACGCAAAAGATCGCACGGCGCGTCGTCGCACTTGCACGCATCAGGGAAGAGCAGGGAGGGGAGCCGCAGATATCAGATGCGGGCCAGCGGCTCGCTGTTGCGTCTTGCCCCGTGAAAACGGAGACATCGAGCTATGGCTACTTCGCGATGCTGCCGTTCCTTTTGCCCAATGTGCGCCGCAAGCGGGTTGAGTGGCTAATGGACCGCTACGCGGAAAACAGGGCGACGTATCCGAATGCCGAATTTTCTTATGTCGGCCATAGTCACGGCACTTACATGCTCGCGCGCGCGCTCGAATCCTATCCCTGCGTACGTTTCAAGAACATCGCCTTCGCCGGGAGTGTGGTCCGCACGCAGTATGACTGGGACGCCCTGATTCGCGCCAAAAGGGTACGCGGTGTGCTCAACTTCGTTGCAAGCGCGGACTGGGTCGTGGCTATCTTTCCGCGCACGTTTCAGATGCTCGGCTGGCAGGATCTTGGCAGCGCCGGTCACGATGGCTTTGTGCAAGCGAAGCGGAATGATCTGGCCGCAAACCCGGTCGGGCCTGCCAGCCCCAAGCCAGAAACCTCGCGCGAGACACTGCGGGAGGATCATTACGTGAAGGGAACCCATGGCGCCGCGCTCAAGGAAGAACATTGGGACGTGATAGCCCGTTTCATTCTGGAAGGTCAAGCACCCAGGTCGTGTGATCTGCTAGAAAAGCGCTCTTCATTCGTGGTCGGGCTGGGGCGGGGCGCCCCCCTGATCTCGTTCGTGATTCTTGCCGTATTGATGGCCATCGGGGGCCTGCTTCTGTTTCTGGCCGGACAGGGGTGGGAGCATTCGAGATGGGCGCTGGCTTTCGCGGTGTATGTCGCGTTGATCTGGAAGGTAGCGACATGGGTGTGATCGGGCGGACCCGCAGCGCGCGGCCTCTGGTCAGCACAAGGTAAGGTGCCAGATGCGCTGGGCGCCAGTGGTCAGGCGCCCAGCGCGCAGGTTACGCCGCAGGCCAGGCCCAAAGCAGGAAAATCACCGGTATCAGATGGACCGCTCTGGAAGGGTAGAGTAGCCCCTTATGCGATATCAGACAGCGGAGATCCGGAGCGCGGCGAGCCGCAGTCTTTTCAGAGCCTTGATGAGGAGTGCCGTCAAAGCGAAATAAACTTTACAAATACGAGCTCAGGGTCGGCGTCATCGAGATTGTCTATCCGTCCACTATCCACGTACCCCGACCGTTTCAGGAGCGCGCGCATCGGAAGGTTTGAGGCATTTTTAGGCGTGAACACCCCGGATCTTGCGCACTCCGCTTCAAGCAGTTCCATGATTGCTGTGGCCACGCCCTCACGTCGCGCATCTTTGCGTACCACGACAAGCGCGATGAACGCCCGATCTAAGAATGACCGATTCAGGGTTCCGTAGCCGAGCGGAAGCGACGGACTCCTGGACTCGCACGCCACCCAACACTGATTGGCGTATGGTGCGGCTTTCGGGCGATGCACCGGACCGGCTGTTCGAACTCGTCCGCGACCTCGGGATCTGCTGCGAGGCCCGACAGGCGGGCACCATCCGCGCGGCCTTCACTGAAGCGAACGCGGCGTTCCTGAAGCGCGCCGCAGAGGGCTGGCAGACGCTCGGGGCGCCAGTGCAGTTTCTGGACCGCGCGGCAATCGCCAGCGCGACAGGAACCGATCGCTATCTCTGCGGCACGCTGGATTTTCGCGGAGGATCAGTCAATCCGCTCGCGTATTCGCGAGGACTGGCCGAAGCGGCATCGCACGCAGGCGCGGACATCTACACGCACACGACGGTCACCGGGATCAGGCGCGTGCGCGGAAACTGGACGCTCTCGACGCCCGGCGGGCGTATCGCTGCGGAATGGATCGTTTCTCGCCACGAACGGTTATACCGACGACATCTGGCCCGGACTGCGTCGCAGCATCATTCCCGTCTACAGCGGCATCGTCGCAACTGAGCCCCTGCCGGCCGATGTCGCGGCCGGTATCCTGCCGCGGCGCTCTGTCATGTACGAGCATGAGGACATCACTGTGTACTGCCGGATAGATGCGGCGAACCGTCTGCTGGTGGGTGGCCGCAGCCGCCTGAAACCGATGCATTCGCCAGGCGACTTCCCTGATCTTCAGGCCTACGCGAAGCGGCTCTGGCCGTCGATCGGCAATGTGCGATGGTCACATGGCTGGAACGGTCAGCTCGCGATCACCCGGCACGGCTTTCCCCACTTCAGCGAGCCGGCCGACAGGGTTCTGGTGAGCGTCGGCTATAACGGCCGGGGCGTTGCGATGGCCACCGCGATGGGCGGCGAAATTGCGCGTCGTGTGACGGGTACGCCTTCACAGGAACTGGATATGCCGGTTCGCGCATTTCACCCTGTTCCGTTCCATTCACTGTGGCCGCTGGCCGTGAGCGCGCGGATCGCTTACGGCAGGGCGCGAATGAGGAGGGGGTGATCACAAACACGATCACGATCACGTCCCCACAGAGCGCACCGTTTCCTTGCGGCGGCCAGTTCAACGGCTGTGCGTTGCGCCATGGTGCGCGCATCGCCCGTCGAGGCGACATATCGCATTGACGGACGCCATGGGGAAAAGGTGCCCCGAAGGGCACCGTGTGGGAACCGTCAGGCTTGTGCGCGCGTTCAGAAACGATGGCGCACGCCGACGGTCGCGGCCGTCTGGTTTCTCGACGATGATGGCAACTGGGACACATCGCCGCTGTAGATCGCCGCGGCGTTGCCATCGCCCGTTGCGCGCTGGTACACGGCCTGGGCGTAGACGTCCGTACGACGCGACAGCGCATAGTCGGCCTGAACGCCAATCTGGTGGTAGCGCAGCTTCTGCGTTGTTCCATCCGTGCTGAAACCATAGGCCCGGCTGTCGGTGTAGGTATAGGCGACCCCGACGCCCAGGGCCGGGGTCAGGTTGTACCGGCCGTTGATTTCATAATTGGTTGCGCGCAACGATTGCGAGCCGAAAGCAAAATGGTCGGTGCGCGATTGCGTCCATGCAACACCAACGATAGCGGGCCCGAACGCGTATGAGCCTGCAATACCGAACTGGCGTTGACGGTAGTTGCCGACATCGCCCAGAAGGGCATTGACGTACGAGCCGTCCGACGCGCCGCCGTTGCTTGCCGTGCCTGCTGCGTTGGTTGCTCCCGGGTTATTCCGCTGCGCGAACGCAGCACCGAGACGCAGACCTTGCGACTGATAGGCGGCGCCGACGCTGTACTGGCGATTGTTTGCGAAGGCGCCGGCCTGGTTCGAAAATCCGTACGTGCCGCCGAACGTGAAGCCGCCGTAGTTGGGGCTCGCGTACTTGATCGAGTTATTGACCGAGTAGCCGCCGTTGGTATTCAGGTTGTCGTTGTTGAACGGATGCGCGAAGTAGGTGCCTCCCCAACTGCCCGTTGCCGTCAGCGGTGCGAGATAGTCCTGCGCAGCGTCGAACTGGCGACCCAGTGTCACCGTGCCGAGATACGCGCTCGACAGGCCGACGAACGCCTGACGGTTGAACAGGCCGTTGTTGTTCGCAAGCTTCCCGTTGTTCACATTAAAGCCGCTTTCCAGCGTGAAGACGGCCGCGAGGCCTCCACCCAGGTTTTCGGTGCCGCGCAGACCGAACCTGCTCTGGCTGATTCCGCCGCTGCCGGCCGTCCAGCTTGCGCCACCATTGACATTGCTGGTGTAGGTCAGGCCTGCGTCGACGAGACCATACAGCGTCACGCTGTTCTGCGCATGAGCGACGGAGGAAAACGCTGCGGCAGCCGCAAGAAAAACAAGGCTCTTCTTCATAAATAGGAATCCTATATACCTGATTCAGTCAAGGCGCGGGCGGTGCGAATCAGGGATCTGATCACGTAGGTCCCTGACGTTCTGTCGTCCGGGACCATCTGCACCACGCCCCCTTAAAGGGAAGCGCGAGTGTAGGGTCCGATATTGGAGGCCGTAT
This Paraburkholderia sabiae DNA region includes the following protein-coding sequences:
- a CDS encoding NAD(P)/FAD-dependent oxidoreductase — encoded protein: MPVYSGIVATEPLPADVAAGILPRRSVMYEHEDITVYCRIDAANRLLVGGRSRLKPMHSPGDFPDLQAYAKRLWPSIGNVRWSHGWNGQLAITRHGFPHFSEPADRVLVSVGYNGRGVAMATAMGGEIARRVTGTPSQELDMPVRAFHPVPFHSLWPLAVSARIAYGRARMRRG
- a CDS encoding tetratricopeptide repeat protein, encoding MTDKPTYDVFVSHSSNDRAAASRVARALKDAGVKLWFDEWTLVPGADWTQAIAKALSDVQCVIFILGPGKLTSWQQADLNAIEQRRKSDSDVSIVPVLLPGADLNLLPSALSNWQMLDLRNEDTFESNIRRFADSFKAAKVGKATDVSVYLESLIATLKELDLDTLPTALTSLVGAGNAQGEQTEGLASVFNAVGGSLREQGDLARAELLYRKALECDQQTSTPNPQNAANFLNNIASVLRDQGRLEEALGYLKQALAIDSENRDGDRPNYANRLNNMGSVLLDLGRTREALGYFSQALAIDMRTLGPDHPDVANRLSNVGSALRDLGELDEARDYFQRSLEIDTQLLGPEHPTVANRLNNIGSVLRDQGRFDEALSIFEEALAIDQRTFGNEHPRVANRLSNMGSVMAALNRADEAEELLNRALAIDEKMLGPNHPDTAITLNNLANLFIRQGKYAEARGTLQRAYNSSCQSVGAAHWLSQALSANMDSLSGKL
- a CDS encoding porin gives rise to the protein MKKSLVFLAAAAAFSSVAHAQNSVTLYGLVDAGLTYTSNVNGGASWTAGSGGISQSRFGLRGTENLGGGLAAVFTLESGFNVNNGKLANNNGLFNRQAFVGLSSAYLGTVTLGRQFDAAQDYLAPLTATGSWGGTYFAHPFNNDNLNTNGGYSVNNSIKYASPNYGGFTFGGTYGFSNQAGAFANNRQYSVGAAYQSQGLRLGAAFAQRNNPGATNAAGTASNGGASDGSYVNALLGDVGNYRQRQFGIAGSYAFGPAIVGVAWTQSRTDHFAFGSQSLRATNYEINGRYNLTPALGVGVAYTYTDSRAYGFSTDGTTQKLRYHQIGVQADYALSRRTDVYAQAVYQRATGDGNAAAIYSGDVSQLPSSSRNQTAATVGVRHRF
- a CDS encoding esterase/lipase family protein, coding for MNESAHPCDLVVIIHGMGGRAGRMNPVANVVRQAWKEEGRNEPRIVIPQLDFSMASFDDPCEIAHRLSDRIEKECEQLPGIRNIVLIGYSFGSLIARKAYVYACGDCAIDDLEASRYNVPRSWAQRVERIVLLAGMNRGWHLSAHVAPGRLIQWGLGVLIGNTIMALTMGKKVPLVFRVHRGAPFLTMLRLQWMSICRNRLNRPSPMIIQLLGSIDDIVSPEDNIDLVAGHDFYYLDVPHSGHRNVIEIDQSEVGQARASVIMDALTMDASRLRQSSILPSDHGVPAVDETVTDVVFVIHGIRDEGYWTQKIARRVVALARIREEQGGEPQISDAGQRLAVASCPVKTETSSYGYFAMLPFLLPNVRRKRVEWLMDRYAENRATYPNAEFSYVGHSHGTYMLARALESYPCVRFKNIAFAGSVVRTQYDWDALIRAKRVRGVLNFVASADWVVAIFPRTFQMLGWQDLGSAGHDGFVQAKRNDLAANPVGPASPKPETSRETLREDHYVKGTHGAALKEEHWDVIARFILEGQAPRSCDLLEKRSSFVVGLGRGAPLISFVILAVLMAIGGLLLFLAGQGWEHSRWALAFAVYVALIWKVATWV
- a CDS encoding GNAT family N-acetyltransferase, with product MHRPKAAPYANQCWVACESRSPSLPLGYGTLNRSFLDRAFIALVVVRKDARREGVATAIMELLEAECARSGVFTPKNASNLPMRALLKRSGYVDSGRIDNLDDADPELVFVKFISL
- a CDS encoding NAD(P)/FAD-dependent oxidoreductase, translating into MVRLSGDAPDRLFELVRDLGICCEARQAGTIRAAFTEANAAFLKRAAEGWQTLGAPVQFLDRAAIASATGTDRYLCGTLDFRGGSVNPLAYSRGLAEAASHAGADIYTHTTVTGIRRVRGNWTLSTPGGRIAAEWIVSRHERLYRRHLARTASQHHSRLQRHRRN
- a CDS encoding M15 family metallopeptidase, whose product is MPKSTFVHPLFGTIQFETEHEAWKRGDHITFLSGFDSSDVVKLFIPQLERIPGSNRGKLSFHKKGHAQLLRAFHDIQEQDLMRHIKTCAGTVNRRLRKPTSGALSKLPSNHAFGIAIDLNEGDPGFGDSVAPVAPVFEKYGFMWGKSFNDPMHFEIQRFLTPKELGG